A genome region from Triticum aestivum cultivar Chinese Spring chromosome 2B, IWGSC CS RefSeq v2.1, whole genome shotgun sequence includes the following:
- the LOC123044110 gene encoding putative disease resistance protein RGA4, which yields MAMILPAIPVAVEVISSVNALNEFVGWATPHMKAAIRYARNIPRSPDEENTAAQRQIQEKIEQLGDKLGRLKTRIWKLKTTMPKMLDLIDRVEWQSHKEQATVLLPEIKDAVYDAEDLLDEFDYYALKLKVECNKNLGQDHLHNAFMEFLNTIDSDEPNNYTTKVNDIQERLDHLNQQSKDMGLHKAELRFDKSVRPETSSFVNETKIFGRKKELKSLMEKLGVKIPVKSTGKRKLAEGSARMEELPVLPIGNARMTELSVLPIVGMGGMGKTTMAQQICNDSKVKKHFNLIIWTCASDDFDKKRLTKEILEHLGQDTSSNNLNFLMTKLQDCVRSKKFLLVVDDMWDDILKDDGAGWREFCAPLQNGSEGSRILVTTRFSEVAKVISPTYHYELPCLKGDIFWEFFKLCAFGSTSSGNNRESLECIGKNILPKLKGNPLAAKTIGRLLRMDLSTTHWENIMESELWQVEQMENDILPALRLSYMYLPQNLKRCFSICAMYPKDHKFEMGFLADIWTAHGYAENSQKASLYFNALANRSFFQQASSHSYMYVIHDLMHDTAQLVTKDECFIIKHPRDIDRVPSTVRHLSIFGNGDIECSELKKICNSKKIRTLVCDDKYNSGEDFASVIDCWFKELLKIRVLKFRVGKVKKLPESMGNSKHLRYFCLLGPSNFGTLPSSVCRLHKLRIIERGGGVIKRFPPDFSDLISLQRINSKGFTYDRDQSEKLCLKWPIIEVGAPSSETVGMKENQMEVLPHWNIQHLHVENYKGESCPSWLMPQLLPGLRSLKFRSCDKIKSIPFFVPSEESRDNAQGPDNLNRLEELVVHACYEINWQGSIVLPTSLRKLTLSASGCSMDNLVSCFRDLTSLTHMEIRFGSSLTSIPLDVWSSNLPSLEDLSITDCYRLASISASGASSSSGVKGFSALAKIKFYSCRTLLSLDELLTPDYLPAVKTISVTHCEALASVSVDRLHGLENLEIGRCHNCRILSVTSSLKQLDLYSSDGIEFIDLSNSQSRSSSALKVLSITGCPSLRSIGGEAAIAEIMNVGITGCPNLTEIQQPLERGTGRWWPRAD from the exons ATGGCCATGATCTTACCAGCCATTCCTGTAGCTGTTGAGGTGATTTCCAGTGTCAATGCATTGAACGAATTCGTCGGCTGGGCGACACCACACATGAAAGCGGCCATACGTTATGCACGGAACATTCCACGGTCACCAGATGAAGAGAACACAGCTGCACAACGCCAGATTCAAGAGAAAATTGAGCAGCTAGGCGATAAGCTTGGGAGGCTGAAGACTCGTATTTGGAAGCTGAAGACAACTATGCCCAAGATGCTTGACCTCATTGACAGGGTTGAGTGGCAAAGCCACAAGGAACAAGCCACTGTTCTACTCCCGGAGATCAAGGATGCAGTGTACGATGCAGAGGATCTGCTTGATGAGTTTGATTATTATGCGCTCAAGTTGAAGGTTGAGTGCAACAAAAATTTGGGGCAAGATCACTTGCATAATGCCTTCATGGAATTCTTAAACACTATAGACAGTGATGAGCCCAATAATTACACCACGAAAGTCAATGATATTCAAGAAAGACTAGATCATCTGAATCAACAGTCCAAAGATATGGGCTTGCACAAAGCAGAGCTGAGGTTTGATAAATCAGTTAGGCCAGAAACGAGTTCTTTCGTTAATGAGACAAAAATATTTGGTCGTAAAAAAGAATTGAAATCTTTGATGGAGAAGCTGGGAGTTAAAATTCCAGTTAAAAGTACAGGGAAGAGAAAATTGGCCGAAGgtagtgcaagaatggaagaattACCTGTGTTGCCAATAGGTAATGCAAGAATGACAGAATTGTCTGTGTTGCCAATAGTCGGCATGGGAGGTATGGGAAAGACAACAATGGCCCAACAAATCTGCAATGATTCAAAGGTGAAGAAGCACTTTAATCTCATAATTTGGACATGTGCTTCAGATGATTTTGACAAAAAAAGATTAACCAAGGAGATTCTAGAACACCTGGGACAAGATACATCATCCAATAACCTGAATTTTCTTATGACAAAACTACAAGATTGTGTCAGGTCCAAAAAGTTCTTACTTGTTGTTGATGACATGTGGGATGATATCTTGAAGGATGATGGGGCGGGATGGAGGGAGTTTTGTGCACCTCTGCAAAATGGTTCTGAAGGAAGTAGGATTTTGGTCACCACTAGATTTTCCGAGGTTGCCAAAGTAATTAGCCCCACGTATCACTATGAGTTACCTTGCTTAAAAGGTGACATATTCTGGGAGTTCTTCAAACTATGTGCATTTGGATCCACGAGTTCTGGCAACAACCGTGAGTCACTAGAGTGCATTGGTAAGAATATACTTCCAAAGTTGAAGGGCAACCCATTGGCTGCCAAGACTATTGGACGTTTGTTGAGGATGGACCTAAGTACAACACATTGGGAAAATATAATGGAAAGTGAACTCTGGCAAGTAGAACAAATGGAGAATGACATTTTGCCAGCCCTTCGACTGAGCTATATGTACCTACCTCAGAACCTGAAAAGATGCTTCTCAATCTGTGCAATGTATCCCAAGGATCACAAATTTGAGATGGGTTTTTTAGCTGATATTTGGACTGCACATGGATATGCGGAGAATTCCCAAAAAGCATCACTCTATTTTAATGCCCTTGCAAATCGGTCATTCTTTCAGCAAGCATCTTCACACAGTTATATGTATGTAATTCATGATCTGATGCATGATACGGCACAGCTTGTCACAAAGGATGAGTGCTTCATCATAAAGCATCCGCGTGACATAGATAGAGTCCCTTCAACTGTCCGTCATCTGTCAATATTTGGAAACGGAGATATTGAGTGTTCTGAACTGAAGAAAATATGCAATAGCAAAAAAATAAGGACTCTGGTATGTGATGATAAATATAACAGCGGAGAAGATTTTGCTAGCGTGATTGACTGTTGGTTCAAGGAACTGTTGAAAATCCGTGTACTGAAGTTTAGAGTTGGCAAAGTAAAGAAGTTACCTGAGAGCATGGGCAACTCAAAGCATCTGCGTTACTTTTGTTTACTGGGGCCTTCCAACTTCGGCACCCTACCTTCATCGGTTTGTCGTCTGCATAAGCTCAGAATTATAGAGCGTGGTGGTGGTGTCATTAAAAGGTTTCCACCAGACTTCAGTGACCTCATCAGCTTGCAGAGAATTAATTCCAAGGGGTTCACTTATGACAGGGACCAATCTGAAAAACTCTGCCTAAAATGGCCCATTATTGAGGTTGGAGCACCTAGTAGTGAGACGGTGGGAATGAAGGAAAACCAGATGGAAGTATTACCTCACTGGAATATCCAACATTTGCATGTAGAGAATTACAAAGGTGAATCTTGTCCTAGCTGGCTCATGCCCCAGCTCCTGCCAGGGTTACGCTCGCTCAAATTTCGTAGTTGTGACAAAATCAAGAGCATACCATTTTTTGTCCCGTCAGAGGAGTCACGCGATAATGCACAAGGACCAGACAACCTTAATCGTCTTGAAGAGTTAGTTGTGCATGCTTGTTATGAAATCAATTGGCAAGGCTCGATAGTCTTACCTACTTCTCTTAGGAAGCTAACACTTTCGGCCTCAGGCTGTTCCATGGATAACCTTGTGAGCTGCTTCCGTGACCTCACCTCCCTCACTCATATGGAAATAAGGTTCGGCAGTTCATTGACATCTATCCCCctcgatgtgtggagtagcaaCCTTCCATCCCTGGAGGATCTATCAATTACGGATTGCTACCGCCTTGCATCAATAAGTGCCTCTggagcaagcagcagcagcggtgTTAAAGGATTCTCAGCCCTTGCTAAGATAAAATTTTACTCATGTCGCACATTACTGAGCCTTGATGAATTGCTGACGCCAGACTATCTACCTGCCGTGAAGACGATTTCTGTTACACACTGTGAAGCGTTGGCATCCGTGTCTGTCGACAGGCTCCACGGCCTGGAGAACCTGGAAATTGGACGTTGCCACAACTGTAGAATATTGTCAGTGACGTCCTCTCTTAAGCAGCTAGACTTGTATAGTTCTGACGGCATAGAATTCATCGACCTCAGCAATAGCCAGTCTCGGAGTTCTTCAGCACTGAAGGTACTTAGCATTACGGGCTGTCCAAGCCTCAGGTCCATCGGTGGTGAAGCAGCTATTGCTGAAATAATGAATGTTGGTATAACCGGGTGTCCCAACCTCACGGAGATACAACAGCCACTCGAGCGCGG GACGGGGAGGTGGTGGCCACGGGCTGATTAA